The sequence CGCCTTCTTCAGCGCCGCGAGCAGCTTCGGCTCGATCGCCAGGCCCAAGGCCGCGAAATAGCTCGGGTGCTTGGTCTCGGGATAGATGCCGATCGTCCGTCCGCTCTCGGCGCCGGCGCGCTTTGCGAGGGCGATGACTTCCTCGAGCGTGGGGATCTCGGCCTGACCATTATATTGGGTGTTGGCCGGGCGCATCTGCGGCAGCCGCTCGATCGCGCGCAGCGTCTTCAATTCGGCGAGGGTGAAATCCTCGGTGAACCAGCCGGTTTCCTTGACCCCGTCGATCGTCTTGGTCGTCCGCCGCGCCGCGAATTCGGGATGCTGGGCGATGTCGGTGGTTTCGACGATATTGTTCTCGTGGCGAACGACGAGGTGCCCGTCTTTGGTTGGCACCAGATCGGGCTCGATATAGTCGGCACCCTGTTTGATCGCCAGCTCATAGGCCAGCAGCGTATGCTCGGGCCGCTCGCCGCTGGCGCCGCGATGGGCGATCACCAGCGGGCCGGTTTCCATTTTGTGCTCGGCAGTCGTCGCGCAGCCCCCCGCAGTCAGCCATGCCGCCATAATCAACGATCTCGCCAGTGCCCGCATCACGCGCTAGTCGATAGCGCATATCTGTGACGGGAGCGAGGCGAAGCGTGGCCGAAAACGACTGCGTGATCGCCACCGCGCGCTCCGCCGGCACGCCGCTCGATATCGGCACCGATCCCGCCAGTGGCATCAGCGCGATCGGCGTGGGCGGCTTCGTCAATCGTTACGATCCGCCGCGCCGCCTGCTGATCGTCGGAGCGGTTCAGATCGCCCAGTCGCTGACCGGCCTCGCCCGCGAGCTCGGGATAAAATGCACTGTCATCGATCCGCGCGGGAGATTTTTGACGCCCGCGCGTTTTCCTGATGTGACACTCGACGACCGCTGGCCCGACGAGGCCGTAACCGCCCTGAGACCCGACCGCGCCATTGAAGGCCCCGCCGGGCTCTATCCAGGCGTGATCGGCCCAGCCGAGATCGCCTTGTCGATCGCCGCCGCGATGGTACGGAGCTTCCATGGTCGAGCCTGAGAATGTCGCCCTGGTGCTGCTTGCCGCCGGCCGCTCACGGCGCTTCGACGGCGACAAGCTGAACGAGCAATTCCTCGACAAGCCGCTCGCCTACCATGTCGTCACCGCGCTCGCGAATATCCCTTTCTGCGCGCGGATCGCGGTGGTCTCTGACACCGGGCTCGACTTCGCGGCATTGGGATATGCGGTCGTCCAGAACCCCGATCCCTCGCTCGGCCAGGCAGGTTCGCTGTGCCACGGGGTGACGCGTGCGAAGGAATTGGGCTGCGACTATGTGCTGGTCGCGCTCGCCGACATGCCCCGCGTCACCGCCGCGCACATCATGCGGCTGTTCGATGCCGCGAACGGCCCCGACACGATCGTCGCTTCCAGCGACGGCGTCCGCCCGATGCCGCCGGCACTGTTCGGCAAGGACCGCTTCGACGAGCTGCTCGATCTCGACGGCGACGACGGCGCACGCGAACTGATCAAGGCCGGGCGGCATGTGGTGACCACCCCCGCCGAACTGGTCGATATCGACACCCGTGAGGATCTGGAGGAACTGCGCGCTCTCTACGGCCTGCCGACCGACGGCAAATGAAAAGCAAATCCTCCCCCGCTGGGGGAGGATTTAATCGTCACTCGTGCCGCAACGCATCGATCGGGTTGAGGCTCGCCGCCCGCCGCGCCGGGAAATAGCCGAACACCACGCCGATGATCGCCGAGATCGCGAAGGCGATGACGTTGATCTGCACATCGAACAGAAACGGCAATCCGCCCGCGATCGACAGCCCGATCACCGCCAGCTGCGCCAATAACAGCCCGATCACCCCGCCGAGCATCGCCAGCACCACCGCTTCGACCAGGAACTGCATCAGCACCTCGCTCGCCACCGCGCCGATCGCGAGGCGGATGCCGATCTCGCGGGTCCGCTCGGTCACCGACACCAGCATGATGTTCATGATGCCGATCCCGCCGACGATCAGGCTGATCCCCGCCACTGCCGCGACGATCTGGGTCAGCAGCGTCGTCGTGCCGGTCAGCGTGGCGCTGATCTGGGCCGTATCGAAAATGTTGAAATCATCCTGCTTGCCGCCCGAGATGTGGCGCCGTTCGCGCAACAGATCGGTGATCCCGGCCTGGACCTGGGCGCTGTCATAATCGGGATCGGTGCCGACCA is a genomic window of Sphingomonas sp. containing:
- a CDS encoding nucleotidyltransferase family protein — protein: MVEPENVALVLLAAGRSRRFDGDKLNEQFLDKPLAYHVVTALANIPFCARIAVVSDTGLDFAALGYAVVQNPDPSLGQAGSLCHGVTRAKELGCDYVLVALADMPRVTAAHIMRLFDAANGPDTIVASSDGVRPMPPALFGKDRFDELLDLDGDDGARELIKAGRHVVTTPAELVDIDTREDLEELRALYGLPTDGK
- a CDS encoding glycerophosphodiester phosphodiesterase, which gives rise to MAAWLTAGGCATTAEHKMETGPLVIAHRGASGERPEHTLLAYELAIKQGADYIEPDLVPTKDGHLVVRHENNIVETTDIAQHPEFAARRTTKTIDGVKETGWFTEDFTLAELKTLRAIERLPQMRPANTQYNGQAEIPTLEEVIALAKRAGAESGRTIGIYPETKHPSYFAALGLAIEPKLLAALKKAGWDRADAPVFIQSFEVNNLKALHQKTKVRLIQLIKPATAPADGSYATYREMAEPAALKQIAAYAYGIGPELTQILAADNKPTTLIADAHAAGLKVHPWTFRAENAFLNLAYRTGTDPAEHGRLLEEIRFFIGLGVDGFFTDYPYIGAQARESFRTPAK